The sequence GGTCGAACCCTGCCGAAACCAGGATAAGCTCCGGGCGGAATTTATGGGCTACCGGCAGAAGAATATCTTGGAAAACTCTTATGTATGCGGCATCGCCCGCACCGGGCCGCAGGGGAACGTTGATCGTATAGCCGGCGCCCTCCCCCTGCCCGATTTCCTCCGGGCGGCCCGTCCCCGGGTAGGCGGGAGACTGATGCGTCGAAAAATACAGCACCTGTTTATCATCATAAAAGGCATTCTGCGTGCCGTTGCCATGATGGAGATCCCAATCAACGATCAAAACGCGCTTCATCCCCAGCCGGGCCATGGCGTGCATGGCCCCGATGGCTATGTTGTTGAAGATGCAAAAACCCGCCGCATCCTTTCCCTGCGCATGATGACCAGGCGGTCGCACCAGGGCGAAGGCGTTGTCCGTCTCCCCGGAAACAACGCTGTCAATGGCGGCAATAACCCCGCCTGCGGCCAGCCTTGCCGTAGCGAACGTTTCGGAAGTTGCGGCGGTGTCGGGATCGAGCATCGTCAGGGTCTTTCCCGTCGTAGCAGCGACAGCCTCGATATACGCGGGGAGGTGCACCCGCTCCAATTCGTTTTGCAGGGCGTATCTCGCCTCGATATTGCTGAATTTCCACGACATATCGGGATTTTCGAGCATCTCGTAGATCGCCGTCAACCGCTCGGGAGACTCGGGCGGGCTGAAGACGCCGCCGTGCCGCACATATTGAGCATTTTTAACAATTCCGGTATTTTTTGCCATCTCTTTCCTGTATCATTGATGAAGGGCAAACGTTCCGGGAGCCGCTGCATCCAGGGAAGCGCCTTCGCAATGTCTCCATAATCGGGAATATCACGGGAAATCAGCGATATCCTCGTTCCGCTGGTGTAGTCGCGATCACAATCGTCAAGGGAGAAAAGATCGTTTTCCCCGCTGCTTCCCCAGCGGGACTTTGGTTGTTACTAATATGTGAGGCTGGCCGCTGTCAAACTCTTTTATGCGATGCCTGTCCGGGCAGCCCCGTCCCCCGGAAAAACCGGCAACCCCGGAAAAGCTATTGACAAAATTTCCCTCATGCGGTTATAAGCGGCAAGGAAAATGCACTCGGGAATCTCCAGAAACCCGAAAGAATTGAACGTTTGATTCGTTATAGGTGTGGGTCATGTTTGGTATTGGTATGCCGGAGTTGTTGGTAATCGCGGTAGTCGCATTGCTTGTGGTGGGCCCCAAGAAGCTGCCTGATATTGCCAAAGCATTGGGCAAGGGACTTTCTGAATTCCGCAGGGCGGCCGACGGCGCCACGGAAACGATCAAGGAAACTCTGAAAACCGACGAGTTGAAAAAGGACATGGACGGCATAAAAGAGGCCCTGCTTCATGGCGGCAAGGAAGAGACAAAAAACGCCGCTTCCGATTCTACCGCGGCCGAGGATAAAAAGAATTCCCCCAAAGACGCCGAACCCAAACCTCATGAATAGCCTTCCGCAGGCGCCTCTAAACATTTTTTTACCGATAAATCTATGGAAACGGAAAATTCAGAAGAAGAAGAAAAACTGCCCCTGACCTCGCACCTTGAAGAGTTGAAGGCGCGTCTGATCAGGGTGCTGATCGTAATCGGCGTCGGCTTCGGGGTCTGCTATCTGTTTAAGGACTGGTCCTTCAGGGTAATCACCAAACCGCTGGTAGAGGCGCTGCCGGCGCAAAGTTCGATGATCTTCACGGGCCTTCCGGAGGCTTTTTTCATTCACATGAAGATTGCCTTTTTCGCTTCCATTTTGCTGACGGCCCCTTACACCCTGTTCGAGATCTGGCGCTTCGTCTCTCCCGGGCTTTACAAAAAGGAAAAACGGACAGTCGTTCCGTTTGTCTTTTTCTCCTCCCTCCTTTTTGCCGGCGGGGTGCTGTTCGGTTATTTTATCGCGCTGCCGCCGGCCTTTCGTTTTTTTGTCAGCTTTTCAACCGACTTTTTAAAGCCGATGATCTCGTTTCGTGAATATTTGAGTTTGACGCTTAAATTTCTGCTCGCCTTCGGTCTCAGTTTCGAGATGCCGGTATTCATGTTTTTTCTTGCCAAGATCGGGGTCGTCAACTCAAAGATGCTGGCAAAGCAGCGGCGCTACGCAATTCTGATTATTTTTATCGCCGCCGCCATTCTCACCCCGTCCCCGGATGCCATCAGCCAGATTCTGATGGCGGGTCCGCTCCTGGTTCTCTATGAGGTCAGCATTGTTCTGACAAAATTCGCCGGCAAGAAAAAAACATCCCCCGAAGAAGCCGAAAACGAGGAAGCCGACCAATCATGACGCTTAGACATTACACCCCGGTAAAGAAGAGGCGATCATCCCGCCGCTCCCTTCTGGGGATCGCCGTTATTGCTTTTATAGTGCTTTTTGTCGGCGCCGCCCTCGCGGGAAGCAGTCTGGTATATTTCGCGCTGCTGCAGGAGCTGCCCAGTATTGCAGCCCTGAAGGATTACCGCCCGAGCATCACGACCAGGGTCTATGCGGACAACAACGAACTGATTGACGAGTTTTTTCTCGAAAACCGCAAGGTTGTCAAGTACGAGGATATCCCGAAGATGGCCATCCAGGCCTTTATCGCCGCCGAAGACTCGCGTTTTTTCCAGCACGGCGGCTTCGACACGCAGAGCCTGTTTCGGGCCTTTTTCAAGAATGTCCGGGCGGGGCACATCGTCCAGGGGGGAAGCACTATTACCCAGCAGGTGGCAAAACTGCTTTACCTCTCCCCGGAGAAGAGCTACACGCGCAAGATCAAAGAGGCGCTCCTCGCCCTCAAGATTGAAAAATATCTGACCAAAGAGGAGATTATCACCCTCTATCTGAACCATATCTATCTCGGCCACGGAACCTACGGGATCGAGGCGGCCTCCCAGGGATATTTCGGGAAAAGCGTAAAAGAGCTGACGCTGGGCGAAATCGCGATTTTGGCCGGACTTCCAAAGGCGCCCAGCGCTTATTCCCCC comes from Syntrophobacterales bacterium and encodes:
- a CDS encoding histone deacetylase, which encodes MAKNTGIVKNAQYVRHGGVFSPPESPERLTAIYEMLENPDMSWKFSNIEARYALQNELERVHLPAYIEAVAATTGKTLTMLDPDTAATSETFATARLAAGGVIAAIDSVVSGETDNAFALVRPPGHHAQGKDAAGFCIFNNIAIGAMHAMARLGMKRVLIVDWDLHHGNGTQNAFYDDKQVLYFSTHQSPAYPGTGRPEEIGQGEGAGYTINVPLRPGAGDAAYIRVFQDILLPVAHKFRPELILVSAGFDPYEGDPLGEMRVTPAGFACLARLLLDLAEEVCGGRIVAALEGGYNVQGLVKCVRAVLLEFLGETRTTPEAVARLAGKANLDNEPAIEKVRKLQAAYWPILKG
- the tatC gene encoding twin-arginine translocase subunit TatC, whose product is METENSEEEEKLPLTSHLEELKARLIRVLIVIGVGFGVCYLFKDWSFRVITKPLVEALPAQSSMIFTGLPEAFFIHMKIAFFASILLTAPYTLFEIWRFVSPGLYKKEKRTVVPFVFFSSLLFAGGVLFGYFIALPPAFRFFVSFSTDFLKPMISFREYLSLTLKFLLAFGLSFEMPVFMFFLAKIGVVNSKMLAKQRRYAILIIFIAAAILTPSPDAISQILMAGPLLVLYEVSIVLTKFAGKKKTSPEEAENEEADQS
- the tatB gene encoding Sec-independent protein translocase protein TatB; amino-acid sequence: MFGIGMPELLVIAVVALLVVGPKKLPDIAKALGKGLSEFRRAADGATETIKETLKTDELKKDMDGIKEALLHGGKEETKNAASDSTAAEDKKNSPKDAEPKPHE